One window of the Chryseotalea sp. WA131a genome contains the following:
- a CDS encoding glycosyltransferase has protein sequence MTKKASNKSSSRSATLLIEVAWEVCNQVGGIYTVIRSKAPAMMQNHSGNYCMVGPYLNKNIQAELEPIDDGSDIFGMAATNLSKKGYEVVYAEWLITGKPRVVLVNPNAIEEKAMSVIKYLLWKNHQIAIPEGNKLIDQVIGFAYLTKLFFDEVAKLITTDQPVIGHFHEWMAGLPILDIKREAQPIKTIFTTHATQLGRHLAINSPLFYAHLPFFKWEEEAGKFGVATEAAIEYGCVQRCDVMTTVSDVTARECKHLLRRKPDVVLPNGLNIQRFEALHEFQNLHARYKEQIHQFVMGHFFHSYSFDLNKTIYFFTSGRYEYKNKGFDLTLEALVHLNEQLKREQSEYTVVMFFVTKREFYSIKPEVLQSRAVMEEIRQTCESIERQVGKRLFFESTMRQDHRLPNLNEFVDEYWKLRYRRTIQSWKGGNKLPLPVTHKLVNEEQDDIIQFLLRRNLLNSEEDKVKIVYHPDFINSTNPLFGMDYGQFVRGCHLGIFPSYYEPWGYTPLECMASGVPAVTSDLSGFGDYLLSNMPDHEKSGMFVVERGKRTFDWSAKQLAAFLYKFLIQERRERIQQRNKVENYSEAFDWKNLIKYYEEAYELALRQSPSRSV, from the coding sequence ATGACAAAAAAAGCGTCAAATAAATCAAGTAGTAGATCAGCCACCTTATTAATTGAAGTAGCTTGGGAAGTGTGCAATCAAGTAGGAGGAATCTATACGGTTATTCGCTCGAAGGCACCCGCTATGATGCAGAATCATTCAGGGAACTATTGCATGGTAGGGCCATACCTTAATAAAAACATTCAAGCGGAATTGGAACCGATTGATGATGGCTCTGATATTTTTGGAATGGCGGCTACTAACTTAAGCAAGAAAGGCTATGAAGTTGTGTATGCCGAGTGGCTCATTACGGGTAAACCCCGCGTAGTGTTGGTCAATCCAAATGCCATTGAGGAAAAAGCGATGAGCGTGATTAAATATTTGCTTTGGAAGAACCATCAAATTGCGATACCGGAAGGCAACAAACTCATCGATCAAGTAATTGGGTTCGCTTACCTCACCAAATTATTTTTTGATGAAGTAGCTAAATTAATAACCACCGATCAGCCGGTGATCGGACATTTTCATGAGTGGATGGCAGGCTTACCCATCTTGGATATCAAACGAGAAGCCCAACCAATCAAAACCATTTTTACTACCCATGCCACCCAATTGGGGCGACATCTTGCGATTAACTCGCCTTTGTTTTATGCTCACTTGCCTTTTTTTAAGTGGGAAGAGGAAGCCGGAAAATTTGGCGTGGCCACCGAAGCAGCGATTGAATATGGCTGTGTACAGCGGTGCGATGTGATGACCACCGTGAGCGATGTAACCGCGCGTGAGTGCAAACACTTATTGAGGCGAAAGCCAGATGTGGTGTTGCCCAATGGATTGAACATTCAACGGTTTGAGGCACTTCATGAATTTCAAAATTTGCATGCTCGCTACAAAGAGCAAATCCATCAGTTTGTGATGGGGCATTTTTTTCATTCGTATTCGTTCGATCTCAATAAAACCATTTACTTTTTTACTTCGGGCCGATACGAGTACAAGAACAAAGGTTTTGATTTAACGCTGGAGGCACTGGTGCATTTGAATGAACAACTGAAACGCGAGCAATCCGAATACACAGTGGTGATGTTTTTTGTAACGAAGCGTGAGTTCTATAGTATCAAACCAGAAGTATTGCAATCGCGGGCGGTGATGGAGGAAATCCGGCAAACGTGCGAATCAATAGAAAGACAAGTTGGCAAGCGATTGTTTTTTGAAAGCACCATGCGGCAAGACCACCGCCTGCCAAACTTGAATGAATTTGTGGACGAATATTGGAAGTTGCGGTACCGCAGAACGATCCAATCTTGGAAAGGTGGAAACAAATTGCCGTTGCCCGTTACGCACAAGTTGGTAAATGAAGAACAAGATGATATCATTCAGTTTTTGTTGAGAAGAAATCTTTTAAATAGCGAAGAAGACAAAGTAAAAATTGTTTATCATCCTGATTTCATCAACTCCACTAACCCATTATTTGGAATGGATTACGGGCAATTTGTGCGGGGTTGTCACTTAGGAATTTTCCCCAGTTATTACGAGCCGTGGGGTTACACACCGTTGGAGTGTATGGCGAGCGGTGTTCCAGCAGTAACCAGCGATCTTAGTGGATTCGGAGATTACTTGCTCAGCAATATGCCCGATCATGAAAAAAGCGGCATGTTTGTGGTGGAGCGTGGGAAACGTACATTCGATTGGAGTGCCAAGCAACTAGCGGCATTTTTGTATAAGTTTTTGATCCAAGAGAGACGAGAACGTATTCAGCAGCGTAACAAAGTAGAAAATTATTCCGAAGCATTTGATTGGAAGAATTTGATTAAGTACTACGAAGAGGCGTATGAGTTGGCGCTCCGCCAAAGCCCATCTAGATCGGTCTGA
- a CDS encoding SAM-dependent DNA methyltransferase translates to MKKLITEHILSYLSSVKSANKELTKKELFKDLLNRLYANEKSIVSILDSFSKGAETTILNIPRKDKIHKGSADTLYNNVIIEFENDLKKTLNHAKEQLAGYLLGQFNSGFGYNYTLVASDFIHWKVFAPDISAIDKLDSIQEQDLLLNEIPTASFTLTEKNAEEFYYYIDRFLFKEEKRRASLKLIEEAFGYQSTIFIESFRELSIHFNEAKKYGEVQVSYEQWKKFLSIAYGSFDASENNFLIHTYLSIFSKMLAYTVVANDDYISDDEMKGILDGSIFHKLNIQNFVDNDFFHWVKSDKNFKNLKKVFRIIAHEISTFNFEDVDEDVLKGVYQELIDLDTRHALGEYYTPDWLCERIVQEFNFKPADRILDPSCGSGSFLRAIIHRIKILNPNATVEELNNQVYGIDIHPLSVQIAKTTLLLALGKGIRKSKKPIHLNIILANTLLAPEGVQNLFGGEFSMNIDKEKFFLNTQILEDVELFDEALEVCENLADQTLHKKKETNEVFFKLLTKQVNVNGVTKLVSDSFYKIYEGLKNVKEQGRDSIWKFIVQNLYKPYFLASKFDYIIGNPPWFTYSSIKNEEYQNILNELAEKYQVKPKSVANFPHLEIAAIFYAYCSSYFLKLGGQISFVLPRSFFSADHHDNTRSGKAKGFSITSLWDLNDVSPLFRIPSSVIFGHKNGSKPIPKTGVKGISFSGNLPAHNCNLQTALPKLTEANATWYYVKQGKSTAFSTRKVKHQTEPNPYKNLFKQGATIVPRNFYFIELTQEAPPDFEDRVITIKTSDDLNGDAKPPWKEIHFEGRIESQFIFRTALSKSILPFALHKPALVVLPIIIEEKTGTKKLGLHDFNELRREGYLHASKWFMNAENIWGVHRTEKSRKMSSIDRLNFQRGITEQNLDAEYLVLYNSSAKDANATVVKRKDIDLPFFVESVTYVFYTHQLKEAYYLTAILNSSSPNEMMKDFQARGLFGARHVHKKILDVYFPKFDKTNAIHQELASLSEQCHQKTTSFLKKHPPKESLGAHHLGKVRTDIKKELSKELVEIDKIVKKLIG, encoded by the coding sequence ATGAAAAAACTCATTACTGAACACATTCTTAGCTATTTATCATCAGTAAAATCAGCTAATAAAGAACTGACCAAAAAAGAACTCTTCAAAGATCTGCTAAACCGCTTATACGCTAACGAAAAAAGTATCGTATCAATTTTGGATTCATTCAGCAAAGGAGCTGAAACCACTATTCTGAATATTCCCCGAAAGGATAAGATTCACAAAGGCAGCGCTGATACTCTTTATAATAATGTAATCATTGAGTTCGAAAATGATTTGAAAAAAACACTTAATCACGCCAAGGAACAATTAGCAGGCTATTTACTCGGTCAGTTTAATTCAGGCTTTGGATATAATTATACCCTAGTCGCTTCTGACTTTATACATTGGAAAGTGTTTGCTCCTGATATCTCTGCCATTGACAAACTAGATTCAATTCAAGAGCAGGATTTACTACTCAATGAAATCCCAACTGCATCGTTTACACTTACAGAAAAGAACGCGGAAGAATTCTATTATTATATTGATCGTTTCTTGTTTAAAGAGGAAAAAAGAAGGGCTTCTTTAAAATTAATTGAAGAGGCGTTTGGGTATCAGTCCACTATTTTTATCGAAAGCTTTCGAGAACTCTCGATACATTTTAATGAAGCGAAAAAGTATGGTGAAGTTCAAGTGTCATATGAACAATGGAAGAAATTTCTAAGTATTGCTTACGGATCTTTTGATGCTTCTGAAAATAATTTTTTGATCCATACTTACCTGAGTATTTTCTCTAAAATGTTGGCCTACACAGTAGTTGCAAATGACGACTACATCTCAGATGATGAAATGAAAGGCATTTTAGATGGGAGTATTTTCCATAAACTCAATATTCAAAATTTTGTTGACAATGATTTTTTCCACTGGGTAAAATCTGATAAAAACTTTAAGAACCTGAAAAAGGTATTCCGTATAATAGCGCATGAAATATCTACATTCAATTTTGAAGATGTGGATGAAGATGTATTGAAAGGAGTGTATCAAGAACTTATTGATTTAGATACAAGACATGCGCTGGGAGAATATTATACGCCCGACTGGCTCTGTGAACGGATTGTTCAAGAATTTAACTTTAAACCAGCGGATAGAATTCTAGACCCCTCATGCGGAAGTGGTTCCTTCTTGCGGGCAATCATTCACCGCATAAAGATTTTGAATCCAAATGCCACAGTAGAAGAATTGAACAATCAAGTTTACGGAATCGATATTCATCCTCTGTCGGTACAGATAGCGAAGACAACTCTTCTATTGGCTTTAGGTAAAGGAATTCGTAAATCTAAAAAGCCCATTCACCTTAACATCATTCTTGCTAACACGCTGTTGGCTCCTGAAGGGGTTCAGAATCTTTTTGGTGGAGAGTTTTCGATGAACATCGATAAGGAGAAATTCTTTTTGAACACTCAAATACTGGAAGATGTAGAACTCTTTGATGAAGCCTTGGAGGTTTGTGAGAATTTGGCCGACCAAACACTGCACAAGAAAAAGGAGACCAATGAGGTATTTTTTAAGCTGCTGACCAAGCAAGTCAATGTAAATGGTGTTACAAAGCTAGTGAGCGATAGCTTTTATAAAATCTACGAAGGCCTCAAAAACGTAAAAGAACAAGGGCGCGATAGTATCTGGAAATTTATTGTACAAAATCTCTACAAGCCCTATTTTTTGGCAAGCAAGTTTGATTACATCATCGGCAACCCACCTTGGTTTACTTACAGTTCAATTAAAAACGAGGAATACCAAAACATTTTAAACGAGCTGGCAGAAAAATATCAAGTTAAGCCCAAAAGCGTTGCCAACTTTCCGCATTTAGAAATAGCTGCCATTTTTTACGCGTACTGCAGTAGCTATTTTTTAAAGCTAGGAGGACAGATCTCATTTGTATTGCCGCGCAGCTTTTTCAGTGCAGACCATCATGACAATACAAGAAGTGGGAAGGCCAAAGGCTTTAGCATTACTAGCCTGTGGGATTTGAATGACGTAAGTCCTTTATTCAGGATACCCTCCTCTGTAATCTTCGGACATAAAAATGGCAGCAAACCAATTCCCAAAACAGGTGTCAAGGGAATCAGTTTTAGCGGAAACCTGCCAGCGCATAACTGTAATTTACAAACGGCTTTGCCCAAGCTGACCGAAGCGAATGCTACTTGGTATTATGTGAAACAAGGAAAATCAACAGCCTTCTCCACTCGAAAAGTCAAACATCAAACTGAACCTAACCCTTACAAAAATTTGTTCAAGCAAGGGGCAACTATTGTTCCCCGTAATTTCTACTTCATTGAATTAACACAGGAAGCACCACCCGATTTTGAAGATAGAGTAATTACCATTAAAACCTCAGATGATCTTAATGGAGACGCTAAACCACCCTGGAAGGAAATCCATTTCGAAGGAAGGATAGAAAGTCAGTTTATTTTTCGAACCGCCCTCTCAAAAAGTATACTTCCATTTGCTTTGCATAAACCAGCGTTAGTTGTGTTGCCCATTATTATCGAAGAAAAAACTGGGACTAAGAAGTTAGGGCTGCACGACTTCAATGAGCTACGCAGGGAAGGATACCTACATGCCTCCAAATGGTTTATGAATGCAGAGAATATTTGGGGCGTTCATCGCACTGAAAAATCAAGAAAGATGTCTAGCATAGATAGGCTCAACTTTCAACGGGGGATAACAGAACAAAACCTAGATGCTGAATATTTGGTGCTTTACAACTCATCGGCTAAAGATGCCAATGCCACAGTGGTTAAACGAAAGGACATTGACTTGCCATTTTTTGTAGAAAGCGTAACGTATGTTTTTTATACACACCAGTTAAAAGAAGCATACTATCTTACTGCGATTCTTAACTCATCATCTCCAAATGAGATGATGAAAGACTTTCAGGCAAGAGGGTTATTTGGTGCTCGCCATGTTCACAAAAAAATACTGGACGTTTATTTTCCAAAGTTCGATAAAACAAATGCGATTCATCAAGAGCTGGCCTCTCTTAGCGAGCAATGCCATCAAAAAACAACATCATTTTTAAAAAAACATCCACCCAAAGAATCGTTGGGAGCTCACCATCTTGGAAAAGTAAGGACGGATATTAAAAAAGAGCTTTCTAAAGAACTTGTTGAAATAGACAAGATTGTCAAGAAGCTGATTGGTTAA
- a CDS encoding methylated-DNA--[protein]-cysteine S-methyltransferase, protein MTIMNTDLNYSRIAKAIGYLEENFREQPDLDEVAEKVHLSPFHFQRLFTDWAGISPKRFLQYLTVDYLKNKLQDSKNLIDAAESAGLSSQSRVYDLFTTLEAVTPQEYKESGGGLRIEYGLHDTPFGTALIGATSRGICWLSFLPSDGEPQVEINKMKQHWNNSLFHQDQLLTQSIIQQIFATATPSKQKLHVFVKGTNFQVKVWEALLRLPLGSVTTYQGIAQQIENPKAMQAVGSAVGSNHVAYLIPCHRVIRKDGVLGEYRWEATRKKSIIGWEMTKVG, encoded by the coding sequence ATGACTATCATGAACACAGATTTAAACTACTCGCGCATTGCCAAAGCCATTGGTTACTTGGAAGAAAATTTTAGGGAGCAACCCGACTTGGATGAAGTTGCCGAGAAGGTTCACCTCTCTCCGTTTCACTTTCAACGTTTGTTTACCGATTGGGCCGGCATCAGTCCGAAACGTTTTTTGCAATACCTAACAGTTGATTATTTAAAGAACAAGCTACAAGATTCAAAAAATTTAATCGATGCTGCTGAATCGGCTGGCTTGTCAAGCCAATCGCGCGTGTATGATTTGTTTACAACGCTGGAGGCCGTAACCCCACAAGAATACAAAGAAAGCGGTGGTGGCTTGCGGATTGAGTATGGCTTGCATGATACTCCGTTTGGCACAGCTTTGATTGGTGCAACTTCGCGCGGCATTTGTTGGCTATCCTTTTTGCCAAGCGATGGCGAGCCGCAGGTTGAAATCAATAAAATGAAACAGCATTGGAATAATTCGTTGTTTCACCAAGATCAATTGCTTACGCAGTCAATTATTCAACAGATTTTTGCAACGGCTACCCCATCAAAACAAAAGCTTCATGTGTTTGTGAAGGGCACCAACTTTCAAGTAAAAGTATGGGAGGCATTGCTTCGCTTGCCGTTGGGTTCAGTAACTACGTACCAAGGCATTGCACAGCAAATTGAAAACCCAAAAGCGATGCAAGCGGTGGGCTCAGCGGTTGGCTCTAACCATGTTGCCTACTTGATACCTTGCCATCGCGTGATACGCAAAGACGGAGTTTTGGGTGAGTACCGATGGGAAGCCACTCGCAAAAAAAGTATCATTGGTTGGGAGATGACGAAGGTGGGGTGA
- a CDS encoding MBL fold metallo-hydrolase has translation MKFSVSLLFLLCTFSLQAQNFDTVKIRPQKITDKIYMLTGSGGNIGLLIGSDGLLMIDDQYAPLSAKITDAIKSISKNNIRYVINTHVHGDHSGGNDNFKKQGATLVAHEQVRTRMMTEQFNKRFNSKTPPRDKEAWPSITFNTNLNFHLNDEDIDIVHLDKGHTDGDAIIHFKRANVFHAGDAFVRYGYPFIDLSSGGSVNGFISTLDKFLLLLDDNSKIIPGHGALATKADVKQLRDELVDIRDQVLAALKKGTKVEDLGALGITDKYEAKLGKGFIKGKDFVMIVAESLANKQ, from the coding sequence ATGAAGTTTTCAGTTAGCTTGTTGTTTCTACTATGTACCTTTTCCTTACAGGCGCAAAATTTTGATACAGTAAAAATCCGTCCACAAAAAATCACCGACAAAATCTACATGCTTACCGGATCCGGTGGCAATATTGGTTTGCTAATTGGCTCCGATGGTTTGCTGATGATTGATGACCAGTACGCTCCACTCTCCGCCAAAATTACGGATGCCATTAAGTCGATTTCCAAAAACAATATTCGATACGTAATCAATACCCACGTTCATGGCGATCACTCAGGTGGTAACGATAACTTTAAAAAGCAAGGAGCCACATTGGTGGCCCACGAGCAAGTGCGCACCCGAATGATGACCGAGCAATTCAATAAAAGGTTTAACAGCAAGACACCACCACGTGATAAAGAAGCTTGGCCGTCCATTACCTTTAACACCAATTTAAATTTTCATTTGAATGATGAAGATATAGACATCGTTCACCTTGACAAAGGACATACCGATGGTGACGCCATCATTCATTTTAAGAGAGCGAATGTCTTTCACGCAGGCGATGCGTTTGTTCGCTACGGCTATCCATTTATTGATTTGAGCAGTGGCGGCAGCGTAAATGGTTTCATCTCTACACTCGACAAATTTTTACTGCTATTAGACGACAACTCAAAAATTATTCCCGGCCACGGAGCATTGGCTACCAAGGCAGATGTAAAACAGTTGCGTGATGAATTGGTTGACATTCGCGACCAAGTGTTGGCCGCTTTAAAAAAGGGAACAAAAGTTGAAGATTTAGGAGCTTTAGGTATTACTGATAAATACGAAGCAAAACTCGGGAAGGGGTTTATTAAAGGAAAAGATTTTGTGATGATTGTAGCAGAGAGTTTGGCAAATAAGCAATAG
- a CDS encoding metal-binding protein — MISHSTISANFLRGQIKIGKIRLAGNKKLKIFGTLHCKSGKRMKKENRVFFESEDEAIKLGYRPCGHCVRAITNVF; from the coding sequence ATGATTTCTCATTCTACGATTTCAGCTAATTTTTTGCGTGGTCAAATCAAAATTGGAAAAATCCGATTGGCGGGGAACAAAAAGTTAAAAATATTCGGAACACTCCATTGCAAATCGGGCAAGCGAATGAAAAAAGAAAATCGTGTTTTCTTCGAATCTGAAGACGAAGCCATCAAACTAGGCTACCGGCCTTGTGGGCATTGCGTGAGGGCAATCACTAATGTTTTCTAA
- a CDS encoding 2OG-Fe(II) oxygenase — protein sequence MQNANYIISEEASQNLDANGFVKLASSLSKEQCEGLINLYQQENLYRSTINMQRYRFGKGEYKYFNYPLPIIIKELRENLYPQLAKVANEWMKRLSIDTVFPKEHTEFIEQCNRKQQVRPTPLILKYEEGGYNTLHQDLYGEVYFPFQVVFQLSDPTVDFVGGEFVLVEQLPRAQSKAQVINLHQGDALIFTTNFRPILGTKGYYKAKMKHGVSPLQAGKRFALGIIFHDAI from the coding sequence ATGCAAAATGCAAATTACATTATCTCGGAAGAAGCATCACAAAATTTAGATGCCAATGGATTTGTAAAACTGGCTTCCAGTTTATCAAAAGAACAATGTGAGGGATTAATCAATCTTTACCAGCAGGAAAATCTATACCGAAGTACCATCAACATGCAGCGGTATCGATTTGGAAAGGGGGAGTATAAATACTTCAACTATCCTTTGCCTATTATAATAAAAGAATTACGAGAGAATCTTTATCCGCAGTTAGCCAAAGTAGCCAATGAATGGATGAAACGGCTATCAATTGATACGGTGTTTCCCAAGGAACACACTGAATTTATTGAACAATGTAATCGCAAACAGCAAGTAAGACCCACTCCACTCATTCTTAAATACGAAGAGGGTGGGTACAACACACTTCACCAAGATTTATATGGAGAAGTGTACTTTCCTTTTCAAGTAGTCTTCCAGCTTAGTGACCCTACCGTAGATTTTGTAGGAGGTGAATTTGTATTAGTGGAACAATTGCCTCGGGCGCAATCAAAAGCACAAGTAATCAATCTCCATCAAGGCGATGCACTTATCTTTACTACCAACTTTAGACCAATACTTGGCACAAAAGGGTATTATAAAGCAAAAATGAAACATGGTGTCAGCCCTTTACAAGCGGGCAAGCGGTTTGCATTGGGAATTATCTTTCATGATGCGATTTAA
- a CDS encoding DNA-3-methyladenine glycosylase 2 family protein — protein MQKFYLPTPHEFSFELCLEFLKRSPKEKLHTVEGIAVLKHLYIEDQSVLIRVSGKTNRLMVEVLTDEVSDSIINRIKLFVSEWFDLAADLKAFYTMVKKDALLGDLVKKYFGYRVVGQPDLYESLIWAVLGQQINLTFAYTLKQRFVEQFGKSIEWTGNQFYRFPDYEIVAQLKPEDLLPLQFSKQKAIYTVGISQAFAEGRMSKEKLVGLNLTQAKEELIKIKGIGNWTANYALMKTFRYPDAFPLEDAGVHNAIKNLKGLKVKPSLDQVRRIFKKYKGWEAYATLYLWKSL, from the coding sequence ATGCAAAAATTCTATTTGCCAACGCCTCACGAATTCAGTTTTGAATTGTGTCTAGAATTTCTAAAACGGTCGCCAAAAGAAAAATTACATACTGTTGAAGGCATAGCAGTATTAAAGCATCTGTACATAGAAGATCAATCTGTTTTGATTCGGGTGAGCGGTAAAACGAATCGGTTGATGGTTGAAGTGCTAACGGATGAAGTATCCGATTCAATAATCAATCGCATTAAACTTTTTGTTTCAGAATGGTTTGATTTGGCCGCTGACCTTAAGGCATTTTATACGATGGTGAAAAAAGATGCGCTATTGGGTGATTTAGTAAAAAAATATTTTGGGTATCGAGTGGTGGGACAACCAGATTTGTATGAATCACTTATTTGGGCGGTGCTGGGCCAGCAAATCAATTTAACTTTTGCCTACACCTTAAAGCAGCGATTTGTTGAGCAGTTTGGTAAATCGATTGAATGGACGGGTAATCAATTTTATCGGTTTCCAGATTATGAAATAGTGGCGCAATTAAAACCCGAAGACTTGTTGCCGCTTCAATTTTCCAAACAAAAAGCAATTTATACAGTAGGCATTTCACAAGCCTTTGCAGAGGGACGGATGTCAAAAGAAAAGTTAGTGGGCTTAAATCTTACGCAAGCCAAAGAAGAATTGATCAAAATAAAAGGCATTGGCAACTGGACTGCCAACTATGCGTTAATGAAAACCTTTCGTTATCCAGATGCTTTTCCGTTGGAAGATGCAGGCGTGCACAACGCCATTAAAAATCTAAAAGGATTGAAAGTAAAACCATCGCTCGATCAAGTCAGGCGCATCTTTAAGAAATACAAAGGCTGGGAGGCGTATGCCACGCTCTATTTGTGGAAGAGTCTTTGA